DNA sequence from the Treponema sp. OMZ 838 genome:
AATCGCCCCGAGCTTTCGACAGCAAACGGATAAAATCTTTCGATAACGGCACTCTTAACAAAGACGACAAAAACAGCGGCAGGCGAACCGAATATTTCAACAACGGTACAGCTCCCGAAGATAACGGAAAAAGCGGCAAGGAGGAGATGCGGCTGCAAGTCTATCTTGCCCATGCGGGGGTGGCGTCGCGGCGTGCCTGCGAAAAGATCATCGCGGAGGGGCGCGTTTCCGTAAACGGAACGCTTGTTACCGACATGGGCAGCAAGGTTCGCATGGGTGATACGGTACTCCTTGACGGGAAGCCGGTGCATCCCGAAGCGCGCAAATGCTACGTGCTTTTGAACAAACCGGCGGGCTTTGTCTGCACGCTCTCCGACGAAAAAGGACGCCCCACTGCCGCAGACCTTTTAAAAGAGACCTACAGCGAGCGGCTCTACAACATCGGCAGGCTCGATATGTTTTCGAGCGGGGCAATCCTCTTTACCAACGACGGGGATTTTGCCGCAAAGATAGAACACCCGTCGGCGCAGATCGAAAAGGAATATGTCATCGAAACCACGCAGGACTTTCCGCCGGAGCTGCTCACCCGCTTTGAACGCGGTATCCGCGTTGACGGCATTTTTTACAAATGCCGTTCAGCCGCTGCCGTAAACCACCGTAAGCTGCGGATTGTACTTGTTGAAGGGAAAAATAGAGAAATCCGCCGCGTGCTGGATTCCTTTAACTGCACGATAAAGCGGCTGATGCGGGTTCGCATCGGGAATCTTGAGCTGGGAACCCTGAAAGCAGGAGAGTTCCGCGACCTTACTGCAAAAGAGCGGCAGGCGCTGCTAGACCTCGCAGCGGAGAGTCAAAACGGGGAGCGAAAGTACACAGAATAATTTTTTTACTCAATCGTATACTCGATAAAGCCTTGTGCTTTCCGTTTGATGATTTCTCCGATTCC
Encoded proteins:
- a CDS encoding pseudouridine synthase, encoding MRLQVYLAHAGVASRRACEKIIAEGRVSVNGTLVTDMGSKVRMGDTVLLDGKPVHPEARKCYVLLNKPAGFVCTLSDEKGRPTAADLLKETYSERLYNIGRLDMFSSGAILFTNDGDFAAKIEHPSAQIEKEYVIETTQDFPPELLTRFERGIRVDGIFYKCRSAAAVNHRKLRIVLVEGKNREIRRVLDSFNCTIKRLMRVRIGNLELGTLKAGEFRDLTAKERQALLDLAAESQNGERKYTE